A genomic window from Thunnus maccoyii chromosome 2, fThuMac1.1, whole genome shotgun sequence includes:
- the LOC121910795 gene encoding uncharacterized protein LOC121910795 isoform X5, whose translation MVNRTTMSADDFQTKYASVMESMLRSAVAETTKLFETMVDELKAEISMIKKENEDLKTRCSQFENAKSQPTVHTGEREPPPGPIDGSEKRDTAVQCGQPFQHAPSNKDSEMHDQAPQQLTQKEKNSYSYVAHTCPSIQTTLDGEWVSLK comes from the exons ATGGTAAACCGGACCACGATGTCGGCGGACGATTTTCAGACGAAGTACGCCTCTGTCATGGAGAGCATGCTCAGGAGTGCTGTCGCGGAGACGACGAAACTTTTCGAAACTATGGTCGACGAGCTGAAGGCTGAAATATCCATGATCAAGAAGGAGAATGAGGACCTCAAAACAAGATGCAGCCAATTCGAAAATGCGAAAAGCCAACCGACCGTTCATACAGGAGAAAGGGAGCCTCCTCCAGGACCAATAGACGGCTCTGAGAAACGTGACACAGCTGTTCAATGTG GACAGCCATTCCAGCATGCGCCTAGTAACAAAGATTCAGAGATGCACGATCAAGCGCCGCAACAACTG acacagaaagaaaaaaactcataCTCATATGTCGCACACACTTGCCCGTCCATCCAGACCACTCTTGATGGCGAGTGGGTGAG TCTGAAGTAG
- the LOC121910795 gene encoding titin-like isoform X3: MVNRTTMSADDFQTKYASVMESMLRSAVAETTKLFETMVDELKAEISMIKKENEDLKTRCSQFENAKSQPTVHTGEREPPPGPIDGSEKRDTAVQCDLVPFCTMLVEQCQPLRHSSWQNQEQQCGYEEMEQCLQKDQDYEERNSLMPLVKKEEEIEPTVVCRQGLSDNADPPQASACGTETEGLLINQECSNGEMTLHQKDEETRVAMEPPCSVMDSNLQAQKQLSEPGHSQVISIAAVKYVMEEESGVGLKISEIRTQGKLVTSAEQPLVAAQKLSEVEPHEERQLPANEMSNKQMNVTVQQFTKEQLAETIPLNKEVVHEELKGSSTGREASSKPGLSVCRRRGRGRPPKKAKHLQQPVKEIHQTLFTDVPTDQEVLKAPPTEVSSANETLKTPSAEPVQAPSVQHREHCTSVTLQDAMLLVEAMNQSTVKNTFSSPQGMAPPQIQCAPRVVTLQTVDEVPADLLTPGSPPQTPPLPVVTQEVAVDIHVTEMSTTTQTTKETPCDASQTTDAIESNKTQSHIKVVKPQQPHAGTPSNTTTSPPSSTAATQTSVSLKQHPLHPLITLAMPSKSLSNTVPNKIIVVPRSSSLMSHTIAALSPTQLSTVVSKVANAQNNNSLPASTAAGLPLGTPPLSSVSQKTIYVTSRKSHPVVTSQTSTSSTHQQSGTLPYPKVTIIIPRQVSAVASKKQKSQKTLVLTTKQESAEPVAAVKVSRPLLVSSSQQISISQMASEQQSTTSSVGVVPITVSPEAPLTTEQKLSAVVKLSRLPFPMSTKESVLISRLLSDGSSEGTTQEKPSSVVKSTQPSKKTISLSEVPALSTDICPNLKKTSVTVSVCASQVSEEPNDIQEKASLSSETCISLDAAPVNSCVQPSTPSKVSAPVLEKSAIAVSTTESSAVSGTAIEPTYSLDEEIISNSVQDCVQPNEPPIQEKESAKFVQLSSITSKDIADPHLQMTKTQFLAQLAVSPVVQAPKKVM, translated from the exons ATGGTAAACCGGACCACGATGTCGGCGGACGATTTTCAGACGAAGTACGCCTCTGTCATGGAGAGCATGCTCAGGAGTGCTGTCGCGGAGACGACGAAACTTTTCGAAACTATGGTCGACGAGCTGAAGGCTGAAATATCCATGATCAAGAAGGAGAATGAGGACCTCAAAACAAGATGCAGCCAATTCGAAAATGCGAAAAGCCAACCGACCGTTCATACAGGAGAAAGGGAGCCTCCTCCAGGACCAATAGACGGCTCTGAGAAACGTGACACAGCTGTTCAATGTG ACCTTGTTCCTTTTTGTACCATGCTGGTGGAGCAATGTCAACCATTGAGGCACTCATCATGGCAAAACCAAGAGCAGCAATGTGGTTATGAGGAGATGGAGCAATGTCTTCAAAAGGATCAGGACTATGAAGAGAGAAATTCCCTGATGCCACTTGTCAAAAAAGAA GAGGAAATTGAACCCACTGTGGTCTGCAGGCAAGGCTTGAGTGATAATGCAG ATCCACCACAGGCCTCTGCGTGTGGAACCGAAACAGAGGGGCTTCTCATTAATCAGGAATGTTCAAATGGAGAAATGACCTTACATCAAAAAGATGAAGAGACCCGAGTAGCCATGGAACCACCGTGTTCGGTAATGGATAGCAATTTACAAGCCCAGAAACAATTATCAGAACCAGGGCATTCACAAGTCATTTCAATCGCTGCAGTAAAATATGTCATGGAAGAAGAGTCTGGTGTCGGTCTGAAGATATCAGAAATAAGGACACAGGGTAAACTTGTAACATCTGCAGAACAACCATTGGTGGCTGCTCAGAAACTATCAGAGGTTGAACCACATGAAGAAAGGCAACTACCAGCGaatgaaatgtcaaataaacaaatgaatgttACTGTGCAACAATTCACAAAGGAACAGTTAGCAGAGACCATACCGCTAAACAAAGAAGTAGTACATGAAGAATTAAAAGGTAGCTCGACAGGAAGAGAGGCTAGTTCCAAGCCTGGGTTGTCAGTATGCCgtagaagaggaagaggacgtCCTCCAAAGAAAGCAAAACATCTGCAACAGCCAGTGAAAGAAATACATCAGACACTATTCACTGATGTTCCAACAGACCAGGAGGTGCTCAAGGCTCCACCCACCGAAGTTTCATCTGCAAATGAAACTCTAAAGACCCCATCAGCTGAGCCAGTACAAGCACCATCAGTTCAGCACAGAGAACACTGTACCTCAGTAACTCTTCAGGATGCAATGCTACTAGTTGAAGCCATGAATCAGtcaacagtgaaaaatacattCTCCTCCCCACAAGGAATGGCACCACCACAAATCCAGTGTGCTCCTCGTGTGGTTACCTTACAAACTGTGGATGAGGTCCCAGCTGATTTACTTACTCCTGGATCCCCACCACAGACACCACCGCTTCCTGTTGTAACTCAAGAAGTTGCAGTAGATATACATGTAACAGAGATgtccacaacaacacaaacaacaaaagagacACCTTGTGATGCTTCACAGACTACAGATGCCATTGAATCAAATAAAACTCAGTCCCATATTAAGGTTGTCAAACCACAACAACCGCATGCAGGTACCCCTTCCAATACTACTACATCTCCGCCATCTTCAACTGCTGCAACTCAAACCAGTGTGTCACTTAAGCAGCACCCACTCCATCCTCTGATAACATTGGCAATGCCCAGTAAATCACTGAGTAACACAGTCCCAAATAAAATAATCGTTGTGCCAAGATCATCCTCACTTATGTCACATACAATTGCAGCACTGTCCCCAACACAGCTATCTACTGTTGTGTCAAAAGTTGCTAATGCACAGAATAATAATTCACTTCCAGCTTCTACAGCTGCAGGCCTTCCCCTTGGAACACCTCCcctttcctctgtttctcaGAAAACGATATATGTTACCTCCAGGAAATCGCATCCTGTTGTGACTTCTCAGACAAGCACTAGTTCAACACACCAGCAGTCAGGAACCCTACCATACCCCAAAGTAACAATTATAATTCCAAGACAGGTGTCAGCTGTGGCATCAAAGAAACAGAAGTCACAGAAAACACTTGTTCTGACAACAAAGCAGGAGTCTGCTGAACCAGTTGCTGCTGTCAAGGTGTCAAGGCCACTGTTGGTTTCTTCATCACAGCAGATAAGCATTTCACAAATGGCTTCAGAACAACAGTCTACAACATCGTCAGTTGGGGTAGTGCCAATCACTGTGTCCCCAGAGGCCCCACTGACCACTGAACAGAAGCTCTCTGCAGTTGTCAAATTAAGCAGGCTGCCATTTCCGATGTCAACCAAGGAATCAGTCTTGATCTCAAGACTGCTTTCAGATGGATCTTCTGAAGGTACCACACAAGAGAAACCATCATCTGTGGTCAAGTCAACTCAACCATCAAAAAAAACGATCTCACTGTCAGAGGTGCCAGCACTATCAACTGACATTTGtcccaatttaaaaaaaacttctgtcactgtgtctgtatgtgcctCTCAGGTGTCAGAAGAGCCAAATGATATTCAAGAGAAGGCATCATTATCCTCTGAAACATGCATTAGTTTGGATGCAGCACCTGTGAACAGTTGTGTGCAGCCATCTACACCATCCAAGGTCTCGGCACCAGTCTTGGAGAAATCAGCAATAGCTGTCAGCACAACTGAATCTTCAGCTGTATCTGGTACAGCTATTGAACCTACTTATAGTTTGGATGAAGAAATAATCAGCAATTCAGTGCAAGATTGTGTACAGCCAAATGAGCCACCTATACAAGAGAAAGAATCGGCTAAGTTCGTACAGCTATCCTCCATCACATCCAAAGACATAGCTGACCCTCATTTGCAGATGACTAAAACCCAGTTCCTTGCACAGTTGGCTGTGTCACCTGTAGTTCAAGCCCCAAAAAAGGTAATGTAG
- the LOC121910795 gene encoding flocculation protein FLO11-like isoform X1 yields MVNRTTMSADDFQTKYASVMESMLRSAVAETTKLFETMVDELKAEISMIKKENEDLKTRCSQFENAKSQPTVHTGEREPPPGPIDGSEKRDTAVQCDLVPFCTMLVEQCQPLRHSSWQNQEQQCGYEEMEQCLQKDQDYEERNSLMPLVKKEEEIEPTVVCRQGLSDNADPPQASACGTETEGLLINQECSNGEMTLHQKDEETRVAMEPPCSVMDSNLQAQKQLSEPGHSQVISIAAVKYVMEEESGVGLKISEIRTQGKLVTSAEQPLVAAQKLSEVEPHEERQLPANEMSNKQMNVTVQQFTKEQLAETIPLNKEVVHEELKGSSTGREASSKPGLSVCRRRGRGRPPKKAKHLQQPVKEIHQTLFTDVPTDQEVLKAPPTEVSSANETLKTPSAEPVQAPSVQHREHCTSVTLQDAMLLVEAMNQSTVKNTFSSPQGMAPPQIQCAPRVVTLQTVDEVPADLLTPGSPPQTPPLPVVTQEVAVDIHVTEMSTTTQTTKETPCDASQTTDAIESNKTQSHIKVVKPQQPHAGTPSNTTTSPPSSTAATQTSVSLKQHPLHPLITLAMPSKSLSNTVPNKIIVVPRSSSLMSHTIAALSPTQLSTVVSKVANAQNNNSLPASTAAGLPLGTPPLSSVSQKTIYVTSRKSHPVVTSQTSTSSTHQQSGTLPYPKVTIIIPRQVSAVASKKQKSQKTLVLTTKQESAEPVAAVKVSRPLLVSSSQQISISQMASEQQSTTSSVGVVPITVSPEAPLTTEQKLSAVVKLSRLPFPMSTKESVLISRLLSDGSSEGTTQEKPSSVVKSTQPSKKTISLSEVPALSTDICPNLKKTSVTVSVCASQVSEEPNDIQEKASLSSETCISLDAAPVNSCVQPSTPSKVSAPVLEKSAIAVSTTESSAVSGTAIEPTYSLDEEIISNSVQDCVQPNEPPIQEKESAKFVQLSSITSKDIADPHLQMTKTQFLAQLAVSPVVQAPKKASTNDFADARASCSETSADDKRKLQKNSLVARLRSHLKTHLQARRTETNTELLKETETTPVSPEKPRLENVSQKETNTPSEPVSLNKLHVDDVTSLKNIPNDPTSISPGRSGLCKDGVRSKRTFSEPTSVSCRSKLSKNNPDPKRATSKSTPVSHRRSSFARDVVDPENTKSISVSPRSSSSTIEGVSTKKTKTSSETPRRCTAKDNASPKKTQSTSLSPRRTSSTRDGTAPKNTKSTSVSPKHCSSVRDSASPKKTKSTPASPRRSRSAREHASPKKTKSISARPRKSSLIKNGSSPEMSSSELTPVSLRRYTSTKDGSSAKQIKRESYSFSPRRYSNTTDGGEIGTPSARQPKLTKYGARHQRTGESTPAKRPRLIQDVTIPKKTLRLVNAKKLSKAAKAKTLAKMKNSNQSTLQNGAKTSHIAKNGANCEVVKRFTSKAVWIPPIMPVSKTASLGGKRSSLLPIKKETSSPRSKNHTVIYPTVRGPPIVSPLQPLLVIGRCLLKNQCGECGRVLSSSAALESHVSCHTGHRPFSCTLCGKSFPDSKGFKRHGRVHRNGRIHICQQCGKGFVYRFGLTKHLQMVHGRIKPFVCQICGKAFFAKRDVETHIRIHTGEKPFPCNLCEKRFARRVELNVHLRWHNGEKRHWCPYCGKGFLDSNNLKRHKYTHTGEKPHSCPHCPKNFTQSGHLKKHVKNVHKIQ; encoded by the exons ATGGTAAACCGGACCACGATGTCGGCGGACGATTTTCAGACGAAGTACGCCTCTGTCATGGAGAGCATGCTCAGGAGTGCTGTCGCGGAGACGACGAAACTTTTCGAAACTATGGTCGACGAGCTGAAGGCTGAAATATCCATGATCAAGAAGGAGAATGAGGACCTCAAAACAAGATGCAGCCAATTCGAAAATGCGAAAAGCCAACCGACCGTTCATACAGGAGAAAGGGAGCCTCCTCCAGGACCAATAGACGGCTCTGAGAAACGTGACACAGCTGTTCAATGTG ACCTTGTTCCTTTTTGTACCATGCTGGTGGAGCAATGTCAACCATTGAGGCACTCATCATGGCAAAACCAAGAGCAGCAATGTGGTTATGAGGAGATGGAGCAATGTCTTCAAAAGGATCAGGACTATGAAGAGAGAAATTCCCTGATGCCACTTGTCAAAAAAGAA GAGGAAATTGAACCCACTGTGGTCTGCAGGCAAGGCTTGAGTGATAATGCAG ATCCACCACAGGCCTCTGCGTGTGGAACCGAAACAGAGGGGCTTCTCATTAATCAGGAATGTTCAAATGGAGAAATGACCTTACATCAAAAAGATGAAGAGACCCGAGTAGCCATGGAACCACCGTGTTCGGTAATGGATAGCAATTTACAAGCCCAGAAACAATTATCAGAACCAGGGCATTCACAAGTCATTTCAATCGCTGCAGTAAAATATGTCATGGAAGAAGAGTCTGGTGTCGGTCTGAAGATATCAGAAATAAGGACACAGGGTAAACTTGTAACATCTGCAGAACAACCATTGGTGGCTGCTCAGAAACTATCAGAGGTTGAACCACATGAAGAAAGGCAACTACCAGCGaatgaaatgtcaaataaacaaatgaatgttACTGTGCAACAATTCACAAAGGAACAGTTAGCAGAGACCATACCGCTAAACAAAGAAGTAGTACATGAAGAATTAAAAGGTAGCTCGACAGGAAGAGAGGCTAGTTCCAAGCCTGGGTTGTCAGTATGCCgtagaagaggaagaggacgtCCTCCAAAGAAAGCAAAACATCTGCAACAGCCAGTGAAAGAAATACATCAGACACTATTCACTGATGTTCCAACAGACCAGGAGGTGCTCAAGGCTCCACCCACCGAAGTTTCATCTGCAAATGAAACTCTAAAGACCCCATCAGCTGAGCCAGTACAAGCACCATCAGTTCAGCACAGAGAACACTGTACCTCAGTAACTCTTCAGGATGCAATGCTACTAGTTGAAGCCATGAATCAGtcaacagtgaaaaatacattCTCCTCCCCACAAGGAATGGCACCACCACAAATCCAGTGTGCTCCTCGTGTGGTTACCTTACAAACTGTGGATGAGGTCCCAGCTGATTTACTTACTCCTGGATCCCCACCACAGACACCACCGCTTCCTGTTGTAACTCAAGAAGTTGCAGTAGATATACATGTAACAGAGATgtccacaacaacacaaacaacaaaagagacACCTTGTGATGCTTCACAGACTACAGATGCCATTGAATCAAATAAAACTCAGTCCCATATTAAGGTTGTCAAACCACAACAACCGCATGCAGGTACCCCTTCCAATACTACTACATCTCCGCCATCTTCAACTGCTGCAACTCAAACCAGTGTGTCACTTAAGCAGCACCCACTCCATCCTCTGATAACATTGGCAATGCCCAGTAAATCACTGAGTAACACAGTCCCAAATAAAATAATCGTTGTGCCAAGATCATCCTCACTTATGTCACATACAATTGCAGCACTGTCCCCAACACAGCTATCTACTGTTGTGTCAAAAGTTGCTAATGCACAGAATAATAATTCACTTCCAGCTTCTACAGCTGCAGGCCTTCCCCTTGGAACACCTCCcctttcctctgtttctcaGAAAACGATATATGTTACCTCCAGGAAATCGCATCCTGTTGTGACTTCTCAGACAAGCACTAGTTCAACACACCAGCAGTCAGGAACCCTACCATACCCCAAAGTAACAATTATAATTCCAAGACAGGTGTCAGCTGTGGCATCAAAGAAACAGAAGTCACAGAAAACACTTGTTCTGACAACAAAGCAGGAGTCTGCTGAACCAGTTGCTGCTGTCAAGGTGTCAAGGCCACTGTTGGTTTCTTCATCACAGCAGATAAGCATTTCACAAATGGCTTCAGAACAACAGTCTACAACATCGTCAGTTGGGGTAGTGCCAATCACTGTGTCCCCAGAGGCCCCACTGACCACTGAACAGAAGCTCTCTGCAGTTGTCAAATTAAGCAGGCTGCCATTTCCGATGTCAACCAAGGAATCAGTCTTGATCTCAAGACTGCTTTCAGATGGATCTTCTGAAGGTACCACACAAGAGAAACCATCATCTGTGGTCAAGTCAACTCAACCATCAAAAAAAACGATCTCACTGTCAGAGGTGCCAGCACTATCAACTGACATTTGtcccaatttaaaaaaaacttctgtcactgtgtctgtatgtgcctCTCAGGTGTCAGAAGAGCCAAATGATATTCAAGAGAAGGCATCATTATCCTCTGAAACATGCATTAGTTTGGATGCAGCACCTGTGAACAGTTGTGTGCAGCCATCTACACCATCCAAGGTCTCGGCACCAGTCTTGGAGAAATCAGCAATAGCTGTCAGCACAACTGAATCTTCAGCTGTATCTGGTACAGCTATTGAACCTACTTATAGTTTGGATGAAGAAATAATCAGCAATTCAGTGCAAGATTGTGTACAGCCAAATGAGCCACCTATACAAGAGAAAGAATCGGCTAAGTTCGTACAGCTATCCTCCATCACATCCAAAGACATAGCTGACCCTCATTTGCAGATGACTAAAACCCAGTTCCTTGCACAGTTGGCTGTGTCACCTGTAGTTCAAGCCCCAAAAAAG GCATCCACAAATGACTTTGCAGATGCCAGAGCTTCTTGTTCAGAGACCAGCGCTGATGACAAgagaaagttacagaaaaatTCCCTTGTGGCCCGGCTCCGAAGTCACCTCAAAACTCACTTGCAAGCTAGAAGAACTGAAACAAATACAGAACTACTCAAAGAAACTGAGACCACCCCTGTAAGCCCTGAGAAACCTAGATTGGAGAATGTCAGTCAAAAGGAGACAAACACTCCTAGTGAACCTGTAAGTCTTAATAAGCTGCATGTAGATGATGTTACATCTCTAAAAAACATACCTAATGACCCCACTTCCATTAGCCCTGGGAGATCTGGACTATGTAAAGATGGTGTCAGATCGAAGAGGACTTTTAGTGAACCAACATCTGTCAGTTGTAGGTCAAAATTATCTAAAAATAATCCTGACCCTAAAAGAGCGACTAGTAAATCCACTCCTGTGAGTCATAGAAGGTCTAGTTTTGCCAGAGATGTTGTTGACCCTGAAAATACAAAATCCATTTCTGTGAGCCCAAGGAGTTCTAGTTCAACTATAGAAGGTGtgagcactaaaaagactaaaaccagtTCTGAGACTCCAAGGAGGTGTACAGCTAAAGACAACGCTAGCCCTAAAAAGACCCAATCAACTTCTCTGAGTCCTAGGAGGACTAGTTCAACTAGAGATGGGACAGCccctaaaaatacaaaatccaCCTCTGTGAGTCCTAAACACTGTAGTTCAGTTAGAGATAGTGCTAGCCCTAAAAAGACTAAATCCACACCTGCCAGCCCTAGAAGATCTAGATCAGCTAGAGAACATGCTAGCCCTAAAAAGACCAAATCTATTTCTGCCAGACCTAGGAAGTCGAGTTTGATTAAAAATGGCAGTAGCCCTGAAATGTCTTCCAGTGAATTGACTCCTGTCAGCCTTAGAAGATACACCTCTACTAAAGATGGTTCTAGCGCTAAACAGATTAAAAGAGAATCTTATTCTTTCAGTCCCAGGAGGTATAGCAATACTACAGATGGTGGTGAAATTGGTACCCCAAGTGCTAGGCAGCCTAAGTTGACTAAATATGGTGCCAGACATCAAAGGACTGGGGAATCTACTCCTGCTAAGAGACCCAGATTAATTCAAGATGTTACCATTCCAAAAAAGACTTTAAGATTGGTGAATGCTAAGAAGTTATCTAAAGCAGCAAAAGCAAAGACGctagcaaaaatgaaaaattcaaatCAATCAACATTGCAGAATGGAGCAAAAACAAGCCATATAGCAAAGAATGGTGCTAACTGTGAGGTTGTGAAAAGATTTACGTCTAAAGCTGTGTGGATTCCTCCTATAATGCCAGTCAGCAAAACAGCTTCACTGGGGGGAAAGAGGTCATCACTCTTACCAATAAAGAAAGAGACGAGTTCCCCAAGATCCAAGAATCATACAGTAATTTACCCCACTGTTCGAGGTCCACCTATTGTATCACCATTACAGCCATTATTAGTCATTGGTAGATGTCTGCTCAAGAACCAGTGTGGGGAATGTGGTCGTGTCCTCAGTAGCAGTGCTGCCCTGGAGAGCCATGTCAGTTGCCATACAGGTCACAGACCCTTCTCTTGCACACTCTGTGGGAAGAGCTTCCCAGACTCCAAAGGTTTTAAACGGCATGGCAGGGTGCACCGCAATGGTAGGATCCATATCTGCCAGCAGTGCGGGAAAGGGTTTGTCTACCGTTTCGGCCTCACCAAACACCTCCAGATGGTGCACGGCAGAATTAAACCTTTTGTTTGCCAGATCTGCGGCAAGGCATTCTTCGCGAAGCGAGATGTGGAAACCCACATACGGATCCACACGGGGGAGAAACCATTCCCTTGTAACCTCTGTGAAAAAAGATTTGCAAGGAGAGTAGAACTGAATGTGCATTTGAGGTGGCATAATGGTGAGAAAAGGCACTGGTGTCCATACTGTGGGAAGGGATTTTTAGATTCCAACAACCTGAAAAGGCATAAGTATactcacactggagagaaaccacATTCCTGCCCACACTGCCCTAAGAACTTCACGCAGTCAGGCCACCTGAAAAAGcatgttaaaaatgtgcataaaatcCAGTGA
- the LOC121910795 gene encoding uncharacterized protein LOC121910795 isoform X6, with amino-acid sequence MVNRTTMSADDFQTKYASVMESMLRSAVAETTKLFETMVDELKAEISMIKKENEDLKTRCSQFENAKSQPTVHTGEREPPPGPIDGSEKRDTAVQCGQPFQHAPSNKDSEMHDQAPQQLTLFLFVPCWWSNVNH; translated from the exons ATGGTAAACCGGACCACGATGTCGGCGGACGATTTTCAGACGAAGTACGCCTCTGTCATGGAGAGCATGCTCAGGAGTGCTGTCGCGGAGACGACGAAACTTTTCGAAACTATGGTCGACGAGCTGAAGGCTGAAATATCCATGATCAAGAAGGAGAATGAGGACCTCAAAACAAGATGCAGCCAATTCGAAAATGCGAAAAGCCAACCGACCGTTCATACAGGAGAAAGGGAGCCTCCTCCAGGACCAATAGACGGCTCTGAGAAACGTGACACAGCTGTTCAATGTG GACAGCCATTCCAGCATGCGCCTAGTAACAAAGATTCAGAGATGCACGATCAAGCGCCGCAACAACTG ACCTTGTTCCTTTTTGTACCATGCTGGTGGAGCAATGTCAACCATTGA